A single genomic interval of Staphylococcus hyicus harbors:
- a CDS encoding potassium-transporting ATPase subunit F has translation MMVLLFIIICIFIYLIHVLIYPERY, from the coding sequence ATGATGGTGCTACTTTTCATTATTATATGTATTTTTATATACCTGATACATGTGCTTATTTACCCAGAAAGATACTAA